A stretch of the Rosa rugosa chromosome 5, drRosRugo1.1, whole genome shotgun sequence genome encodes the following:
- the LOC133709831 gene encoding putative disease resistance protein RGA3 — MFVLSLLESVAGEVVSKVASLATDQLRLGIVWGFHKEINKLKESSTLIGNIIHDAGHEPEDRELRARADWMKRLISVAYYADDILDELQYEVQRIVIKETSLDKKILGFFCNNPVVFRLQMARKIYSINTSLEDLNKQAPGVGLVRSNGGAATSHGMQDRETTSFFEKNEFTFKDAIIVGRDEVVSNIIATLTNSNNQEKILSVMAIVGLGGLGKTTFARSVTKQLKEGEMKSYFDATLWVYVSNTFDVNSILCRMLESYDDVRGANLSSREALIGSLQQKLKEKRYFLVLDDIWSVDANNWNDLKSCLLQLNSAKGSSVIVTTRSAKVASIMETLPRCNLGTLSDDECWSILKDRAFADPNTPIPSELEEIGRLIAKKCVGLPLVAKVLGSLMRSKSSSKEWLSILESKIWQVSSDKEDSRIMSVLRLSFDNLESPLKQCFAYCSMLERGSSIERDNLIQLWMAQGLLQSKQGIEMEDIGNKYFDTLLENSLFQDATKDEDGVITQCKMHDLLHDRAIEVSVCESWTPDFDNEMDDDEIRHVARILTQKLENMPKTSISRLRSLFSNVQVSNTKFLKFRALRVLSFFGYEIQELPYSLGKLKHLRYLDLSHTKIEALPKSIGKLYNLQTLRLPWYLEKCPKEIQNLINLRHLYFDKRMGFESGILRRLTKLRTLTCFNVGKETCPAIKELGGLNQLRGHLIISKLEHVRDGEEAKKAFLVEKSHLSELTFQWYRRPTYNNEMDVLDGLEPHGNLQNLKIENFMGARFPSWITSLQNLKKIRLHNCEGVPTLGRLPNLRSLEIYGMRRLKVVGAEFYGTSTTLFPALKTLYISRCEELIEWMEAPRISAAAEGEVVVFPCLEELTIDGCDSLESVRISQGIASLRQLKIWSCHGLSSLEVGLDYCTSLQELNISKCRNLMTIPTSQGMPSLRKLTIERCEELSSLGSGISFCTSLQELEIGHCDNLTSIPITQGITSLRSLKISYCKRLLSLPSGLQFCTSLQDLQITNCFSLVSMSVSYVCDHPDSTNQPEEISQGLDAYLSLQEDCPSLESIPPNLRQLLICHCGKLKYVPTGGFHRLIRLKELTIGPFWHKLDAFPDFQLPPNSQLEELWLFGWPKLKSLPQQIQHFTCLKELQISFFMGLKALPEWLGNLTSLELLKISFCKNLHHLPTKDAMENLKKLKELSVVECPLLKEICTKETGPNFLTFQKFPSGIEDTECPPY; from the exons ATGTTTGTACTCTCTCTCCTTGAATCCGTTGCCGGAGAAGTAGTGAGTAAGGTGGCTTCACTTGCTACTGATCAATTGAGACTCGGCATCGTCTGGGGGTTCCACAAAGAGATAAACAAGCTCAAAGAATCCTCAACTCTGATTGGAAATATAATCCATGATGCTGGGCATGAACCTGAAGATCGGGAACTCCGAGCAAGGGCCGACTGGATGAAGAGGCTTATAAGCGTAGCTTATTATGCAGACGATATTCTGGATGAATTACAATATGAAGTTCAGCGTATCGTTATAAAGGAGACAAGCCTGGATAAGAAGATACTCGGCTTCTTCTGCAACAATCCTGTTGTATTTCGTCTTCAGATGGCACGCAAGATTTACAGCATCAACACATCCTTAGAGGATCTTAACAAGCAAGCACCCGGTGTGGGACTCGTCAGATCAAATGGAGGTGCAGCAACCAGTCACGGTATGCAGGACAGGGAAACAACCTCATTCTTTGAGAAAAATGAATTCACCTTCAAAGATGCAATTATTGTTGGAAGGGATGAGGTGGTGTCAAATATAATTGCAACCTTGACCAACTCCAACAATCAAGAAAAGATTCTTTCGGTGATGGCCATTGTAGGATTGGGAGGCCTAGGTAAAACAACTTTCGCTCGCTCAGTTACCAAGCAACTGAAAGAAGGTGAAATGAAAAGTTACTTTGATGCAACATTATGGGTGTATGTATCTAATACCTTTGATGTCAATTCAATTTTATGTCGAATGCTGGAATCATATGACGACGTGAGGGGAGCAAATCTTTCAAGTCGGGAAGCATTGATTGGAAGCCTCCAGCAGAAGTTGAAAGAGAAAAGGTATTTTCTTGTACTTGATGACATTTGGAGTGTGGATGCTAATAATTGGAATGATTTGAAGAGTTGTCTGTTGCAACTAAATTCTGCCAAAGGAAGCAGTGTGATTGTCACCACCCGTAGTGCCAAGGTTGCATCAATCATGGAAACACTTCCTAGGTGCAATCTAGGGACTCTATCGGATGATGAATGTTGGTCCATATTGAAGGATAGAGCATTTGCAGATCCTAATACTCCGATACCTTCAGAACTAGAGGAAATTGGAAGGTTAATTGCCAAAAAGTGTGTTGGTCTTCCATTGGTGGCAAAG GTTTTGGGAAGCTTGATGCGTTCTAAGAGTAGTAGTAAGGAATGGTTGTCAATTctggaaagtaaaatatggcaGGTATCATCAGACAAAGAGGATAGCAGGATCATGTCGGTTCTGAGGTTGAGTTTTGACAATTTGGAATCACCATTGAAACAATGTTTTGCATATTGCTCTATGCTCGAGAGAGGTTCCTCAATTGAAAGAGATAACTTGATCCAACTATGGATGGCTCAAGGTTTGCTCCAAAGCAAGCAAGGTATTGAAATGGAGGATATAGGCAATAAGTATTTTGATACTCTACTGGAGAACTCCTTGTTTCAAGATGCTACAAAGGATGAGGATGGCGTTATCACTCAATGCAAGATGCATGATCTTTTGCATGATCGTGCAATAGAAGTATCCGTGTGTGAGAGTTGGACACCAGACTTCGATAatgagatggatgatgatgAGATTCGACATGTCGCACGGATTCTTACTCAAAAACTAGAAAATATGCCAAAAACAAGTATTTCAAGACTGCGCTCACTCTTTTCGAATGTCCAGGTTTCTAATACCAAGTTCCTAAAGTTTAGAGCTTTACGTGTCTTAAGTTTCTTTGGGTATGAGATTCAGGAGTTGCCATATTCACTTGGCAAGCTGAAGCACTTGAGGTATCTGGATCTTTCACATACAAAAATTGAAGCACTCCCAAAGTCTATTGGCAAGCTTTATAATCTCCAAACATTGAGATTACCGTGGTATCTTGAAAAGTGTCCAAAGGAGATTCAAAATCTGATCAACTTGAGGCATCTTTATTTTGATAAGAGAATGGGATTTGAATCTGGGATTCTGAGGCGATTAACTAAACTCCGAACATTAACTTGTTTTAACGTGGGTAAGGAGACATGTCCTGCAATTAAGGAGTTGGGTGGGTTGAACCAACTGAGAGGCCACTTAATTATTTCTAAGCTAGAACATGTAAGGGATGGAGAAGAAGCAAAGAAGGCTTTCTTAGTGGAGAAAAGTCACTTAAGTGAGTTAACTTTTCAATGGTACCGAAGGCCAACTTATAACAATGAGATGGATGTACTAGATGGCTTGGAACCTCATGGTAACTTGCAAAACTTGAAGATTGAAAATTTCATGGGTGCTAGATTTCCTTCATGGATAACGAGTCTCCAAAATTTGAAGAAGATTCGGTTACATAATTGTGAAGGAGTCCCAACACTCGGCCGTCTACCTAATCTAAGATCTCTTGAGATTTATGGGATGAGAAGGCTGAAAGTTGTGGGAGCTGAGTTCTATGGTACTAGCACGACTTTATTTCCTGCATTGAAAACATTATACATATCTCGGTGCGAAGAGCTTATTGAATGGATGGAAGCACCGAGGATATCAGCAGCAGCAGAAGGAGAAGTCGTGGTATTTCCTTGCCTCGAAGAGTTGACGATAGATGGTTGTGACAGCCTAGAGTCGGTTCGGATCTCACAGGGCATCGCATCTCTCCGTCAATTGAAGATCTGGAGTTGTCATGGATTATCAAGCCTAGAGGTTGGGCTCGATTACTGCACCTCTCTTCAAGAATTGAACATCTCCAAATGCCGTAATCTGATGACAATTCCAACCTCACAGGGCATGCCGTCTCTCCGGAAATTGACGATTGAAAGGTGTGAGGAATTATCAAGCCTAGGAAGTGGGATCAGCTTCTGCACCTCTCTTCAGGAATTGGAGATTGGGCATTGTGATAATCTAACATCAATTCCAATCACACAGGGCATCACATCTCTCCGGAGCTTGAAGATTTCTTATTGTAAGAGATTATTAAGCCTACCGAGTGGGCTCCAATTCTGCACCTCTCTTCAGGATCTGCAAATAACTAATTGCTTTAGTCTAGTATCCATGTCAGTATCATATGTGTGCGACCACCCGGACTCAACGAATCAACCGGAGGAAATTTCTCAAGGTCTTGATGCGTATTTGTCTTTACAGGAGGATTGCCCTAGTCTAGAATCTATTCCACCTAATCTTCGTCAGTTGTTGATATGTCATTGTGGGAAATTAAAATATGTACCCACAGGAGGATTTCACCGCCTCATTCGTTTGAAGGAGCTGACAATTGGTCCGTTCTGGCATAAGCTGGACGCCTTCCCTGATTTTCAGCTTCCACCTAATTCACAACTTGAAGAGTTATGGTTGTTTGGGTGGCCTAAGCTCAAGTCTCTGCCCCAACAAATTCAGCACTTTACTTGTTTAAAAGAACTCCAGATATCATTTTTTATGGGACTAAAGGCTCTTCCTGAGTGGTTGGGAAATCTTACATCTCTTGAGCTCCTCAAGATCTCGTTCTGTAAGAATCTCCATCATCTACCTACAAAAGATGCTATGGAAAACCTCAAGAAATTGAAGGAGCTCTCCGTTGTAGAATGTCCCCTGCTCAAAGAAATATGCACCAAGGAGACTGGCCCAAATTTTCTCACATTCCAAAAGTTTCCA TCCGGAATTGAAGATACAGAATGCCCGCCATACTAA